The Aspergillus luchuensis IFO 4308 DNA, chromosome 6, nearly complete sequence genome segment GTTGCAAAAATCCCAATACATCCATCTCAACCCCAtactccatctcatccctaccaccaccaccagcagcagcagcaccctgATTCACATTCATCCtactccccatccccacatTCAATCCACCCACCGGAATCTCCCTCCCGGTCGTAGAAGTCGGAGTCATCGGCCCCAAACTCGGCGACGCAACAATACCCACACCCACATCCATCCCCGTGGTCAACGCCACCCCAATCTCATTCTCATACATAGTCCCCCCACTCCCAGCAGATGCAGAATTCTCCGGcgtgatattattattatttctctgATGTaagccagcagcaccaccaccaccagcagcactCCCATCTAAACACCTCCCATCGTGCacatgtccatgtccatgcccatgatgatgagtgaTGAACTTCTCCCCAATCCCACCCCGTCCGTGATGAATCCCCCGTGTGAGAAGCATTTGTCGTCGGAGGGTTTGTGCGCGTTCTTCGCGGAATTCGGCGGCTATAGTTTCCATCATATCCCCCCGAAGGGTATGTTGTTAGATGAGTTTTGGGGATGTATTATATGAGTGTGTTTGGGGTATACATACCTCTCCAGAAGAAAACATACACGCCCATTACGATGAAACAGGCGGCGAGAAAGCCGAAGAGGATGCCGAGTtcgtgggagagggaggtcaTGGGGGTGTAGGGGGGGATGTTGTGCGGGTTGTTATTGGTATTGGTATTGgtagtggttgtggttgtggtgttggacattttgatgatgttggtgggATGGTTCTGAGGTAGTAGAGTAGGAGTTAGTTGTGGTGGGGGTATAGGGAGGAGGGTAGGGTTGGGTTTTGTGTATGTGTGATGTGAGGTGGAAGACGTACTGTTGTCCTGTTATGTTGGTTTGAGTTGGAGatagtgatggtgatggtgttgtggAAGTAGACGCGAAGAGGATGTATGTAAGTGTGGTGGGATCTTCGATCAAGGGAACTCACTTTTCTGCAGAGGAGGGACCATTCACTGACATATGAGATAAAGAATGGAGATGACAGTAATCTGCAGTTCATCGTATTCTTTGTCTGTCTGCGCGGTATCATCATTGGTCGTCGCACTCGTACTACCCGGATCGGCCAACAAAGGCCGAATCAGAATCAACAGTGGAGTGAATGAATAGAATTTA includes the following:
- a CDS encoding uncharacterized protein (COG:S;~EggNog:ENOG410PZCP;~TransMembrane:1 (o34-54i)), with product MSNTTTTTTTNTNTNNNPHNIPPYTPMTSLSHELGILFGFLAACFIVMGVYVFFWRAAEFREERAQTLRRQMLLTRGIHHGRGGIGEKFITHHHGHGHGHVHDGRCLDGSAAGGGGAAGLHQRNNNNITPENSASAGSGGTMYENEIGVALTTGMDVGVGIVASPSLGPMTPTSTTGREIPVGGLNVGMGSRMNVNQGAAAAGGGGRDEMEYGVEMDVLGFLQRGR